TAGTGatgaaaatatagtatttttcgtactatatcgtttttgtataatatataagtgaCTAAAATATAGTAGtaagtatatactttattttataatataatatgggtGGCAACCCGAGTATAAGTGCCCCGAGGTTAACGgaatgtaataaaaacacaGTGCATATGCTAGTTTTAAAGGTCTACCTATGGGTTACATTAATTgctagttaaataataaatatacttatttcatttcgtttattCTTTAAAGTACGATATGACGGTAAAACATGATTGGTGTGAAATAGTTATAACTAATCAGGGACTCTTATTCTTATCATTAACATCGTTATGGcaattctttattttaaattactttctacTATTCGTAGCGCTCTTCAAATACCTACTTGATTGGTGTTCAGTTACGCCTTAATAATATACTTTCTGCCCCTTTTTTTCGACATACAGTCCACTCTTTCGCTAGTGAACAATTGGGATCCTTCTTGTTATCatttgtgacgttccacgggtagaggtaccttatggcggtcggcgcttacgctgttattaaTGACACTCTATATTACCAATGCGGAATCTTCGTCCCTTTATATTGTAGCAGGGGAACCAGAGATACTAAATTTGCAGTTACGAGTGTCGTAGAgacttagggcttgtgcacaaatcacttTTTTATACCCCCCTCCCCTTTGGTGATAcgtgtgtgtatttttttgaaaCTATTTCgttcgacctaattttaagataaatagtattgtatatagtaAATCTTGTTCATTATTATACTTTCGTTATGTATGTGATGTTATTTTCGTGAAatagactcgctattttgaagtgcgaaGTGAAGATaccgagaaaaagtatctactcatgtggtagatattttttcttagtttcgttcactgtagaaaaaatacacgtgaggtatCCTCTCCTTCATAGCAGAGgatgctggttcgattccagcttGGGGCACTgcaggccttggtcactttttcttagtatatgacatttatttctgtttataatttatatagtatagtgtttctacttgaaataaaaacaaattaaaacattttctgaaaataattgaatttgttctaatacttctaatagtattgattggcagcgccatctctctcaCTAGCTCGGTATCACTtgagttgatccagttagaaggtatggaccatactgttctaccttagggATGGCTAGGGGGCGCTGTAAGCCTTCGGTAAGAAATGCATATGcttacttggaaaaattcgaccaatgccgccgtgaccccggtgcCCGAgaggctcaggcacctgccgcgatagcagaggacgctggttcgattccagtctggggcactggaggccttggtcactttttcttaatatatgacatttatttcagtttataatttatatagtagtgtttctacttgaaataaaaacaaattaaaatattttctgaaaataatttaatttgttgaaatacttttaaaatattgttatattgcATATATTATCAACTAGATCCACTGTGTCGTCAATATGAGATTCAGTCTAAATATCACTAAccagaaataattttattacactttctTAACTTCAAAAACGATCTTTGCTACTTCGGCTTCTGCAAATCGgcatatttttcttatttcgtTATTCTTGTattatttccttaaaaaaattGACGGCACTCGTGTAAGTCAAGATAACTTTTTTATGCAACTTTGTGACCTTGCCACTTGCTTATGGATCGCTGAAATCGTCAGATTCTAGAAATGGACACTTTTTAACAAGTAATAAAtccacaagccttattgagcttactgtgggacttagtcaatttgtgtaataatgtcctataatatttatttatttaataaatccactatatcttaatctgacgggCTTGAGTTTTTTGACTATCGATTTTTTCTATTGGGCTGTCTTGGACGCGCCCCGCTGTTTTAAGGACTCATATATGGTGGAGGTACTCAACAGGATGCAAGGTTAACACCCTTAtgttaatctgacgcgctcgattAACTCCAAAAATACCTTCTTGGGCTCTCCTACCATTGAGAATCATGAAAATGGGAATACGAACACTAAAACGTGAACCTTATCGGTAAAGTTGTATGGTAAGCATGTGATAACTTATGACTCTTATGGGCGattgtttcattaattaatacTTAAGTACCCACTTACGTAAGTTTATGAACCAATAGGCTAGAATTAAAAATGGAAATGAGCTAAATTTTCTTTTGTTACAGAAACGttatttaattgtatgtttCAAATCGAGAACATATAAATCACATTTGTACATGTACACGGAACCACATAGGAGGTGCAGGTGTACCTATATtcctatatgtaaaaaaaaaacaatacgacCAATAGCAAAATAGCAATATCTGGCTTgtcttgctccctctaacgcgtCACTTCTTCTATGAGGTGGTCTCCGTTAGCCCAATATGTGTACGAGGTATCAGATTGTGATACAAGTAATGCAAGATGTGCAAAATCTACCTACTTACTGCAAACATGCATCGGCACTCGCATGCGGCTccaattacgccttaattggagtaaaagagaaagatgcgcGCAACTGGCGAACTTCtgtgttcacggtaggccctcagttacctactactactataataagtaggtaacttTTTTCTAGCAAAGCAACTTAATTGAATTATCCAAGTCATTTCTAGCAAACTGAAATGTTAAGATGAAGATTAATCTTCTCCTCTCTTTAATTAAAGGATTAAGTTTTCTTATCTACATTTTGGTAAAAGtgtttaagtacatatttaaaatattacttaccgGTGgtattgttttcttattttggTCCAAATGCATACCGCCGACTTCCACCACCCCAGGTAAGAGTGGCCTTGCTCCGTTCAAACCGTGAAAAGTATTCAACAACATCAAAGATATATTCTTCCCCAGATCCGACAAATCTGTTATCTTCCTGTCGAAATGCTTTTCTATAATCTCCTGTTCTTTCACCTGGATTTCATATCTATACCACCACTTGAAATAAAGTTGTAACAATGTATTCTCCAGGCGTTCAATAAAAGTCATTTTATCGATAAATGAAGTGCTGATAGTAGGGACGTACGACGGGTTATCAGCCAGGCCAATTCGTCCTGGCGACCACGGCATCACTCCACTTGACAAAAGAGCCACAATAGGGCTTTTATACCGTAAACGTGGACTAAACCTAGCATACAATCACTGTTAAAGTTCTCAACTAACACTAAGTCGTAATCCTTTTTTAAGGCACTTGTTAAGGCTGGCCAGTCCACTAGTTTCCGACAAACACTTAAAGCCATATCAGCCAGCGGCGCAAACTCCATTGCTTGCTTCACCATCCGCTCTACATCCACACccaaatatttcataaaaccGGGCGGGTTTTCATATATTTGTAAGTCTATCGTTTCCACTCCAAGTCGAGCGATACCTTCTAGGCTGACATCGGTGTAATTAGCTGGTGGGTTTTTCAGTGGAAAAAAAGACACCGTGGTTACATCGTGTCCGCGCTCGGCGAGAGTTTTTAGCAAAGGCTCGAAGACCATTTGGTGACTCTTGCCTGTATGAGGGAACAACCCAAGAATACGTGCCGAGTAGACATAGTTAGAAAGCGACAGCGCGGCAGCGATGTATACGAGGGAACGCATCGCGGTCGTTATCGCTGTGCGTCGGAGGGATGACTGCGAGCCGAGCGTTCACCGACCGGCCACCGTCGCGTATAGTGCACGACTGGGGAGATATTTTCAGCTGTCGTCTGATAGGGTAACGTCCATTAACTGAATTATACGAGGGCAAGGCTTCCGCACTGCACAGTAATCTTAACCTAATCGTGGTTGTTTCAATGAATAAAACAAGTTAGTTTGGTTTACCTTTTCTTAAGTGCTTAAAATTGGTTGGTGCGATTATCCGATTATACTcttttatacagtgtgtccctagccattggacaaagccgaaatgtacatatgcattagggtatttataaccagtgtacaaagtatcataattcataacaaccggtgttgCGGTTtagaagaaattaacaaattaccatttttagggttccgtagccaaatggcaaaaaacggaacccttatagattcgtcatgtccgtctgtctgtccgattctgtcacagccacttttttccgaaactataaaagctatactgttcaaacttggtaagtagatgtattctatgaaccgcattatgatgtttacacaaaaataggaaaaaaacaataaattttgggggttccccatacttagaactgaaactcaaaaaatattttttcatcaaacccatacgtgtggggtatctatggataggtctttaaaaatgatattgaggtttctaatatcatttttttctaaactgaatagtttgcgcgagagacacttccaaagtggtaaaaagtgtgtcccccccccccgtaacttctaaaataacagaatgaaaaatctaaaaaaaatatatatgatatacattgccatgcaaacttccaccgaaaattggttcgaacgagatctagtaagtagtttttttttaatacgtcataaaaattaaaaaaaaatttttttttcatcaaacccatacgtgtggggtatctaaggataggtcttcaaaaatgatatataggtttctaatatcatttttttctaaactgaatagtttgcgcgagagacacttagaaagtgaaaaaaagtgtgtccccccccccccccctgtaacttctaaaataacggaatgaaaaatctaaaaaaaatatatgatatacattaccatgcaaacttccaacgaaaattggtttgaaccagatctagtaagtagtttttttaatacgtcataaatgttacggaacccttcatgggcgagtccgactcgcacttggccgctttttttaatttggagcagcctgtatgtgttagtagctcctaaggtaatattcTCAAAGAATACGAGTactatggaaccttcttcgagctttttgattatcttttttatttatgagttatgacactaataagcttctgactctTGAAAAATATCATCactatcaaatatttcgaacaaattgtcaaaaacactgccaaagattaacacagtgtgtttctttttgttgtcgattattgcaaataacttttgttcgaaaaatgtatttttttatcttttgttctaattaaaaaaatattaacgtcagagcattcctgagaagaaaccctacgtgggatttcagggtt
The nucleotide sequence above comes from Cydia pomonella isolate Wapato2018A chromosome 2, ilCydPomo1, whole genome shotgun sequence. Encoded proteins:
- the LOC133534603 gene encoding LOW QUALITY PROTEIN: UDP-glycosyltransferase UGT5-like (The sequence of the model RefSeq protein was modified relative to this genomic sequence to represent the inferred CDS: inserted 1 base in 1 codon), whose product is MRSLVYIAAALSLSNYVYSARILGLFPHTGKSHQMVFEPLLKTLAERGHDVTTVSFFPLKNPPANYTDVSLEGIARLGVETIDLQIYENPPGFMKYLGVDVERMVKQAMEFAPLADMALSVCRKLVDWPALTSALKKDYDLVLVENFNSDCMLGLVHVYGXKSPIVALLSSGVMPWSPGRIGLADNPSYVPTISTSFIDKMTFIERLENTLLQLYFKWWYRYEIQVKEQEIIEKHFDRKITDLSDLGKNISLMLLNTFHGLNGARPLLPGVVEVGGMHLDQNKKTIPPYIEKFLNESSEGVVLFSFGSLIKTASIPKYKEEIIINALSKLKQRVVWKYEDSDEEGTITGNIMRVKWIPQSELLRHKKVLAFIAHGGLLGMTEAISAGKPMLVVPFFGDQPQNAAVAEAAGLAKVLSYADLSEESMLEGLQSVLSAEMRISARRASQIWRDRQNEPLDTAVYWTERVLRWGQQAPLHSGAKHLALHEYALLDVAAALLGAIVLSILLLHYTIFTLIPKTISASFGKEKKKIH